In Liquorilactobacillus nagelii DSM 13675, the following proteins share a genomic window:
- a CDS encoding phosphoglycerate kinase, translating to MAKLTVSDLDVKGKKVLIRVDFNVPIKAGVIGNDNRIVAALPTIKYVTENGGKAILFSHLGRVKKEEDKKELSLRPVAERLADLVKKPVTFVPATRGPQLEEAIDKMNDGDILLVENTRFEDLDGKKESGNDPELGKYWASLGDLYVNDAFGTAHRSHASNVGIASNMKQAAAGFLLEKEIKFLGNAVDNPVHPFVAILGGAKVSDKIGVIDHLLGKADKVIIGGGMTYTFYAAKGMKIGNSLVEADKIDLAKTIIEKAGDKLVLPVDSVIAEKFSNDVPNKVVDGEIPDGYMALDIGPKSVELFENVLKDAKTVVWNGPMGVFEMSNYAKGTLEVGKFLGSLTDATTIVGGGDSTAAVQQLGVADQLTHISTGGGASLEYLEGKTLPGIAAVSDK from the coding sequence ATGGCTAAATTAACTGTTTCAGATTTAGATGTTAAGGGTAAAAAAGTCCTAATTCGCGTTGACTTTAATGTTCCGATTAAAGCAGGAGTGATTGGCAATGATAACCGCATTGTAGCAGCATTGCCAACAATTAAATATGTGACTGAAAATGGTGGCAAAGCCATCTTATTCTCACATCTTGGCCGGGTAAAAAAAGAGGAAGATAAAAAAGAACTTTCTTTGCGTCCAGTTGCAGAACGCTTGGCTGATCTTGTTAAAAAACCAGTTACTTTTGTTCCAGCAACACGTGGGCCTCAATTGGAAGAAGCAATCGACAAAATGAATGACGGTGATATTCTTTTAGTTGAGAATACACGTTTTGAAGATTTAGATGGTAAAAAAGAATCTGGCAATGATCCTGAATTGGGTAAATATTGGGCATCACTTGGCGATTTGTATGTAAATGATGCTTTTGGAACAGCTCATCGTTCACATGCATCTAATGTTGGAATTGCCAGCAATATGAAGCAAGCAGCAGCTGGTTTCTTATTAGAAAAAGAGATCAAGTTCTTGGGTAATGCAGTTGACAATCCAGTTCATCCTTTTGTTGCTATTCTTGGTGGTGCAAAAGTTTCTGATAAAATCGGTGTGATTGACCATTTATTGGGCAAAGCTGACAAAGTTATCATTGGTGGTGGCATGACTTATACATTCTATGCTGCTAAGGGAATGAAGATTGGTAATTCATTAGTTGAAGCTGATAAAATTGATTTGGCTAAGACAATCATTGAAAAAGCCGGGGACAAGTTGGTGTTGCCAGTTGATTCAGTTATTGCTGAAAAATTCTCGAATGATGTTCCTAATAAAGTAGTTGATGGTGAAATTCCTGATGGCTATATGGCTTTGGATATTGGACCTAAATCTGTTGAACTATTTGAAAATGTTTTGAAAGATGCAAAAACGGTCGTTTGGAATGGACCAATGGGTGTCTTTGAAATGAGCAACTACGCTAAAGGTACTTTGGAAGTTGGTAAATTCTTAGGTAGTTTAACAGATGCAACAACTATTGTTGGTGGTGGCGATTCAACAGCTGCAGTTCAACAGTTAGGTGTAGCTGATCAGTTGACACATATTTCAACTGGTGGTGGTGCTTCATTGGAATACCTTGAAGGTAAAACACTTCCTGGTATTGCAGCTGTTTCTGATAAATAA